One Ignavibacterium sp. DNA segment encodes these proteins:
- the flhF gene encoding flagellar biosynthesis protein FlhF has protein sequence MHIKKYKASSLKEATQLMKDELGTEALILGTRIVHDENDKRLKLYEITAGYDKFEVAAETKEKAAKQNLSKDISFADEMKKMTEHIYQQNKAQKNKSQEAKVSSAYNATDKIQANERKTENDTQSDSRLKEIVKNLTEKEIHKAVVVSIMDQLKKYKSFLTKDNLENYVQTCLSSLILTKTLDLNIKKQHKVVALVGPTGVGKTTTIAKLALIAKIIHKLDVGLISIDTYRLGAVDQLKSFADVSHTDFLVAYQASEMPALMKKFAKKDIVFIDTVGRNQKNEAQLKSNLDFLSSVKVDETFLVLSATSSTRNLVEIAKKFKLFNYSSFIFSKIDEAVVHGNIINLVTKTATPVSFLTNGQTIPDDIISADKDYLANLIYTGQVRS, from the coding sequence ATGCATATTAAAAAATACAAAGCATCATCGCTTAAAGAAGCAACTCAATTAATGAAAGATGAACTTGGAACCGAAGCGTTGATTCTGGGAACACGAATCGTTCATGATGAAAATGATAAGAGATTGAAACTTTATGAAATAACTGCCGGTTATGACAAGTTTGAAGTTGCGGCTGAAACAAAAGAAAAAGCAGCAAAACAAAATCTATCTAAAGATATTTCCTTTGCTGATGAAATGAAGAAAATGACCGAGCATATTTATCAGCAGAACAAAGCACAGAAAAACAAATCACAGGAAGCCAAAGTAAGCAGTGCTTATAATGCAACAGATAAAATACAGGCGAATGAAAGAAAAACAGAAAACGATACTCAATCGGATAGCAGGCTGAAAGAGATTGTTAAGAATCTTACTGAAAAAGAAATTCATAAAGCTGTTGTTGTGTCAATAATGGATCAGTTAAAAAAGTATAAAAGCTTTTTAACAAAGGATAATCTTGAAAACTATGTTCAGACTTGTCTCAGTTCGTTAATACTTACCAAAACTTTAGACCTGAATATTAAGAAACAACATAAAGTTGTTGCGCTTGTTGGTCCTACCGGAGTCGGAAAAACAACAACCATTGCCAAGCTTGCATTGATAGCTAAAATAATTCACAAGCTTGACGTCGGCTTAATTTCTATTGATACATACAGACTTGGTGCTGTTGATCAGCTTAAAAGCTTTGCAGACGTAAGTCATACAGATTTTTTAGTTGCATATCAGGCTTCTGAAATGCCAGCATTGATGAAGAAGTTCGCAAAAAAGGATATTGTATTTATTGATACTGTAGGTCGTAATCAGAAAAATGAAGCACAGTTAAAATCAAATCTTGATTTTCTTTCTTCGGTAAAAGTTGATGAAACATTTCTTGTTTTGTCTGCTACCAGTTCAACAAGAAACCTTGTAGAAATTGCAAAAAAATTCAAGCTGTTTAATTACAGCTCATTTATATTCAGTAAGATAGATGAAGCTGTTGTTCATGGTAACATTATCAATCTTGTAACCAAGACCGCAACTCCTGTATCGTTTTTAACAAACGGTCAAACAATCCCGGATGATATTATCTCGGCTGATAAAGATTATCTTGCAAATTTAATTTATACAGGTCAAGTGAGATCGTGA
- a CDS encoding AAA family ATPase, translating to MTGQLDRIIELEKLYNKNHKSSSLKKIAIASGKGGTGKTFFAANFAYQLSLSKKVLLIDLDFKLANIHLLFNLHPQKNLAEYFESKKLFEDVITKYNSNLHLVLGDTGFSEKSSPSASQIYKMLEDIEKLSDKYEFILFDLGAGISNENIYLLQQSDIKIIVATPEPTALMDAYMVIKQLISSSAKENILVTINRVVEPNEADQAFDNLRTAVNHFLKARIEFLVSIPESAQIRKSIIEQNLYSANQKTDRVIKSFISADHKISKINQVFNINHPSFEPTL from the coding sequence GTGACCGGACAGTTAGACAGAATAATTGAACTTGAAAAGCTATATAATAAAAATCATAAAAGTTCTTCGTTAAAAAAGATTGCTATAGCATCAGGTAAAGGCGGAACAGGCAAGACTTTTTTTGCTGCTAATTTTGCCTATCAACTTTCTTTATCAAAAAAAGTATTGCTGATTGATCTGGATTTTAAACTTGCCAACATTCATCTGCTTTTCAATTTACATCCGCAAAAAAATCTTGCAGAATATTTTGAGTCAAAGAAATTATTTGAAGATGTTATCACTAAGTATAATTCAAATCTACATCTGGTTTTGGGTGATACAGGCTTTTCTGAAAAATCATCCCCCTCAGCTTCGCAGATTTATAAAATGCTTGAAGACATTGAAAAACTTTCGGATAAATACGAGTTTATTTTGTTTGATCTTGGTGCGGGAATCAGTAATGAAAATATTTATCTGCTGCAGCAATCGGATATTAAAATAATAGTTGCCACACCTGAGCCAACAGCTTTGATGGATGCTTATATGGTGATAAAGCAGCTTATCAGCAGCTCAGCAAAAGAAAATATATTAGTAACAATTAATAGAGTTGTTGAACCGAACGAAGCAGATCAAGCTTTCGATAATCTAAGAACGGCTGTCAATCATTTCCTGAAAGCGCGAATAGAATTTCTGGTTAGTATCCCCGAATCAGCGCAGATTCGAAAATCAATAATCGAACAAAATCTGTATTCAGCAAATCAGAAAACAGATAGGGTTATTAAGTCGTTTATCTCTGCAGACCACAAGATTAGCAAAATTAATCAAGTGTTTAATATTAACCATCCTTCTTTTGAACCGACATTATAA
- a CDS encoding sigma-70 family RNA polymerase sigma factor produces the protein MNNNAELWSKYKKNPTPILKKQIIMNYVNLVHYVIHHSKFALNNILDERDYFQYGIEGLNEAIDRFDPDYGTKFETYAIQRIRGKIIDELRKLQSKYKNDSSESSIESFYTNVSLTKSPDDEDGYTLGEIISNEEESVSTTVEKNEMKEFLMNAIKELNERDRLLLSLYYFENLNYKEIAELLKITVSRVSQIHSRIVKELKSKLLVLND, from the coding sequence ATGAATAACAACGCTGAACTCTGGTCTAAATACAAAAAGAATCCTACTCCGATTTTAAAAAAGCAAATCATTATGAATTATGTAAATCTTGTTCATTATGTAATTCATCATTCAAAATTTGCTTTAAATAATATTCTGGATGAGCGCGATTACTTTCAATACGGTATTGAAGGATTGAATGAAGCGATTGACAGATTTGATCCTGACTACGGGACTAAATTTGAAACCTATGCAATACAGAGAATCCGCGGAAAAATAATTGATGAGCTTAGGAAACTGCAAAGTAAATATAAAAACGATTCTAGTGAATCATCAATTGAATCATTTTATACAAATGTATCTTTAACCAAATCCCCTGATGATGAAGATGGTTATACACTTGGTGAGATTATCTCAAATGAAGAGGAATCAGTATCAACAACAGTGGAAAAAAACGAAATGAAAGAATTTTTAATGAATGCGATTAAGGAACTGAATGAAAGAGACAGACTGCTGCTTAGTTTATACTATTTTGAAAATCTTAACTACAAAGAAATTGCAGAGCTGTTGAAAATTACAGTGTCAAGAGTTTCACAA